In Aegilops tauschii subsp. strangulata cultivar AL8/78 chromosome 3, Aet v6.0, whole genome shotgun sequence, one genomic interval encodes:
- the LOC123497751 gene encoding B3 domain-containing protein Os03g0620400-like: MGAVKDKPRTDGEEHKISEDSEGASEGLFMLSNGVCLTPAQRMKLLKIVKKIKFKPPFYVAIMSKSTVCQRGSQNNPMLRFGSQYATRYLVEKFAGGHPCGKHRGVELVLLREGKSRSWPTKLRHSLRGSRVLKGWPSFARDNQLREGDLCLFKLLKSEELLTMMVYIVRR; encoded by the exons ATGGGCGCCGTTAAGGACAAACCACGCACCGATG GCGAAGAGCATAAAATCTCTGAGGATTCCGAGGGAGCTTCTGAGGGTCTCTTCATGCTGTCAAACGGAGTCTGTCTAACACCAGCACAGCGGATGAAATTGTTAAAGATAGTTAAGAAGATTAAGTTCAAACCACCCTTTTATGTTGCTATCATGAGCAAGAGCACTGTCTGTCAGCGTGGCAGCCAAAACAATCCCATGCTA CGCTTTGGCTCGCAGTACGCAACCAGGTATCTTGTTGAGAAGTTTGCTGGTGGCCATCCTTGTGGGAAACATAGAGGAGTCGAGTTGGTGCTTCTGCGGGAGGGCAAGAGCAGGTCATGGCCTACCAAGCTGCGGCATAGCTTGCGAGGCTCGAGGGTTCTCAAAGGATGGCCATCTTTCGCCCGCGACAACCAGCTGCGGGAGGGGGACCTCTGCCTCTTCAAGCTGCTGAAGAGCGAGGAGCTGCTGACGATGATGGTCTACATCGTCCGCCGCTAG
- the LOC109784520 gene encoding B3 domain-containing protein Os03g0212300-like, with protein sequence MAFEFFTILLSNSLKKLRLPGKFARVFDGHEPFEVKLREAGRRHHLWDVEVVFDAEGHIYLGRGWEQFAGAHDLRLGHFLVLSYGGCHAHAMLTVKVFDGSMCRRDYQNDNDASSGSSGDSGNTLFLTMYMVRLLGQQGAEGEGEVPPQTEAEEGDGEQGVSKMSNPCDSDGSQKGRSYSSEKLSG encoded by the exons ATGGCTTTTGAGTTCTTCACGATCTTGCTCTCAAATTCGTTGAAGAAACTG AGGCTGCCAGGCAAGTTCGCCAGGGTGTTCGACGGCCATGAGCCCTTTGAAGTGAAGTTGCGGGAGGCCGGGCGCCGGCATCACTTGTGGGACGTGGAAGTTGTGTTCGACGCCGAGGGCCACATTTACCTGGGGCGCGGCTGGGAGCAGTTCGCCGGCGCTCATGATCTGCGGCTCGGGCACTTCCTGGTCTTAAGCTATGGCGGCTGCCACGCCCACGCCATGCTCACCGTGAAGGTGTTTGACGGGAGCATGTGCCGCAGGGACTACCAGAACGACAATGATGCTA GCAGTGGGAGCAGCGGCGACAGTGGCAACACGTTG TTTCTCACCATGTACATGGTTCGACTTCTGGGACAGCAGGGAGCGGAGGGGGAAGGGGAAGTGCCACCGCAGACAGAGGCAGAGGAAGGCGACGGGGAGCAG GGCGTATCCAAGATGAGTAATCCATGTGATTCAGATGGAAGCCAGAAAGGAAGATCTTATTCTTCTGAGAAATTGTCAGGTTAA